Proteins from a single region of Haloterrigena alkaliphila:
- a CDS encoding tyrosine-type recombinase/integrase — MANADPREEVDTLRKRLEGSGEDRRYVQFDVDRHHLLKMSDNIRLTPSQIGEHRHLKLLRHCTRMAQVSTPPSIEDFEDNDEAVDAGVENNDDVDRLLEEHGLLGLALEYRAAAEAIVRWIHNEYTNEHTNQDYRTALRSFGRYRLKRDEPPESLHWIPTGTSNDFNPVPSERDLLRFEEDIQPMLDACRNPRDRALIAVQFEAGLRGGELWNLRIGDIFDSDHSVGIHSDGKRGEKPVHLIMSVPYLQKWLNEHPTGDDDQAYLWTKLDSPGRPSRSTWYGYFKGPAKRAGVTKDVHPTNLRKSNTRWLIKLGMSTARIEDRQGRKRGSEHTARYLARFGAESNERAYAKLHGIEVDEEEDENEVGPVECPRCHRETPRHEDFCVWCHHALSFEATEDVDNLQDDMFTAAGEADESQFNDLEEARRLISENPALRRVLLNE; from the coding sequence ATGGCTAACGCCGATCCACGCGAAGAAGTCGACACCTTGCGGAAGCGGTTAGAGGGGAGTGGCGAGGATCGACGGTACGTTCAATTCGACGTAGACAGGCACCACCTGTTGAAAATGTCCGACAACATTCGTCTCACTCCGAGCCAAATTGGGGAGCACAGGCACCTGAAGCTTCTACGGCATTGCACACGAATGGCGCAAGTTTCGACGCCGCCTTCTATCGAAGATTTCGAGGACAACGACGAAGCCGTTGATGCTGGTGTCGAAAACAACGATGATGTAGATAGGCTCCTTGAGGAGCATGGTCTCCTCGGTCTCGCCCTTGAGTATCGTGCCGCCGCCGAAGCAATTGTGAGATGGATCCACAACGAGTATACGAACGAGCATACCAACCAGGATTACCGGACCGCGTTACGCTCATTTGGCCGCTATCGGCTCAAGAGAGATGAGCCGCCAGAAAGTCTCCACTGGATCCCGACGGGAACGAGTAACGATTTCAACCCAGTTCCTTCGGAGCGTGATCTACTGCGGTTCGAGGAAGACATCCAGCCGATGTTGGATGCATGTCGGAACCCTCGTGACCGTGCCCTGATCGCAGTTCAATTCGAGGCGGGTCTGCGAGGGGGAGAACTTTGGAACCTCCGAATCGGCGATATCTTTGATTCGGATCACTCGGTCGGGATCCATTCGGATGGCAAGAGAGGTGAGAAACCGGTGCATCTCATTATGTCGGTTCCGTATCTCCAAAAATGGCTAAACGAACACCCCACTGGTGACGACGATCAAGCTTACCTGTGGACGAAACTTGATAGCCCAGGACGTCCGTCTCGGAGTACCTGGTACGGTTATTTCAAGGGGCCGGCAAAGCGGGCTGGCGTAACAAAGGACGTACACCCGACGAATCTCCGGAAATCAAACACACGGTGGCTGATCAAGCTTGGTATGTCGACAGCTCGGATTGAGGATCGACAAGGGCGAAAACGTGGTAGCGAACATACCGCCCGCTACTTAGCTCGGTTCGGCGCCGAATCGAATGAGCGAGCCTACGCCAAGCTTCACGGTATTGAGGTTGATGAGGAGGAGGACGAGAACGAGGTCGGTCCTGTGGAATGTCCGCGGTGTCACAGAGAGACACCGCGCCACGAGGACTTTTGTGTCTGGTGCCATCACGCCCTTTCCTTCGAGGCGACTGAAGACGTTGATAATCTCCAAGACGACATGTTCACAGCTGCTGGAGAAGCCGACGAAAGCCAGTTCAATGATCTGGAGGAAGCCCGCCGGCTCATCAGCGAGAACCCAGCGTTACGTCGTGTGTTATTGAACGAGTAG
- a CDS encoding DUF7119 family protein, protein MTDNRPGDRSRRRRAERRSIPTDRESPVGEPVIRGDESVAGTRAREAVQFDPDDPESLADAAETVREFASGATNDDHLYMLRGAAACAALVRGEGSYKAAAERAGGDATVSFIRKWARVHDLPRSVRKQVALGQIAPTAAKHIARVGGEARHLLAWATLDGELTVREVRSVASATNDGTPIEQALADHGVVLGQLELTLSPATYRNLRRRASIDGVEPGELVSEALEQYFD, encoded by the coding sequence AGAGGCGATCGATTCCGACGGACCGCGAATCGCCCGTCGGAGAACCAGTAATCCGGGGCGACGAATCGGTTGCCGGGACGCGCGCCCGTGAGGCCGTCCAGTTCGATCCCGACGACCCGGAGAGCCTCGCGGACGCGGCCGAGACCGTCCGCGAGTTCGCCAGCGGCGCGACTAACGACGATCACCTCTACATGTTGCGCGGTGCCGCGGCCTGTGCCGCTCTCGTTCGCGGCGAAGGATCGTACAAGGCTGCGGCCGAACGCGCGGGCGGCGACGCGACGGTTTCGTTCATTCGGAAGTGGGCCCGCGTTCACGACCTCCCGCGATCGGTCCGCAAACAGGTCGCGCTCGGGCAGATCGCGCCGACGGCCGCCAAACACATCGCTCGCGTCGGCGGCGAAGCGCGCCATCTTCTCGCCTGGGCTACCCTCGACGGCGAGCTCACCGTCCGCGAGGTCCGCAGCGTCGCCAGTGCCACCAACGACGGCACCCCGATCGAACAGGCACTGGCCGATCACGGCGTCGTCCTCGGCCAACTTGAGCTGACACTCTCCCCTGCGACGTACCGTAATCTCCGACGTCGCGCATCTATCGACGGCGTCGAACCAGGGGAACTCGTCAGCGAAGCCCTTGAACAGTACTTCGACTGA